The Hordeum vulgare subsp. vulgare chromosome 4H, MorexV3_pseudomolecules_assembly, whole genome shotgun sequence genomic interval TTCAGATAGGTGGGATCCTTCTTGGCCCTCTCCTGGAACTTGCGGAACCAGCGGTCGAGAATATCCGTGGGCACCACCAGCTTGCCGCCGTCGGCGGCGCAGAAGGACTGCATGAAATTGAAGAGGTTCTCTCCTACGCGGAGCGCGACGCGCTCCGCGCGCTGCTCGTCGGGGGGCGTGGGCAGCGCGGCGGCGTCCTCCACGGCGACGCCCAGCTTCGCTGGCCCGGCCGGGGGCTCCGGCTCGTCCCCGGCCTCCGGGAGCTGGAAGGTGGCGGACGGGCGCGCGGGGCCGAGCGCGCCGAGGAAGGCGAAGGGGCGGTTGGCGGCCGCCTGGTAGTAGACCGCGACGGCCTTGCCCGGGGGCAGCGCGGCCGCGGCGGGCGGGAGCAGGAAGACGACGGCGGAGCGGGGCGTGGAGGGGAGCGCGAGCGTGGTGAAGTCGAGGAGCCAGGAGGCCGGCGCGACCTGCGCGAAGGCGGTGGCGTCGAGGGGGAAGGTGTGGTCCGGGAAGACGACGCCGAACATGGCGGACGGGCGGGCTGTGGGTTGGTGAGATTGACGCCGCTAGGGCTGTGGCATGGGGAGCGCCTCTGCCCGGCGGCGAGGCTCGATCGGGGTAATAGTAGATCGGAGGGAGGCCTGAAATGGAAGGAGGTGATGGCCTCGTTCGATTCGGTTATGGAAGGGGGAGGAGGGTTCTAGAAGGCCGTAGAGCATGCTCGTCAGCTCGTGCGAGCCGGAttttgcttttttctttttctcgcggACTAGTAAAAGTGCACTTGAAACTCACGTTTAGACAAACATACGATGTTTCAAACATCCTGAAATTTAACATTTAGACAAAGTGCATAGTACGTAAATTTGATAGACAAATATTAGATATATTATTCTTCATGAATCAGCATGCCTCTTTTTTTTAACGTAAATCGGTATGGCACAAAATACAAATATCAAGCCATCTTTTGTTTTTGTAGCATCAATTATATACTCTCTTATCAATATACAACATTTTTCGATATGTAGTTCCCAAACAAATAGAATCTCTCACAAGTGAATTTCTGTATATGAATGAAGTGTTCAGGCTGACTTCAGGCCATCGTATTTTTCGTCAGATATATAATGGTTCAAAATTTGCAAGTCATATTATTACAATATAATCCAATAGAAGCTCGAATCCCCTTGTTGGACAATGAATAATTTAAAGGGTCCGTCGTTATTCTTCATTTACGTAGACACGAATGCAAATACAATTTTTGTACcaataaaattcaaaaaatgactATCGTTATGAAAAAACCAAGTCCGTCATCCATAAAGGTGAGAAGCCGCCATTGTCAGACTACAGAGATAACAACCTCAGGGGACTATGAAGACTAAAATCTGAAACAAACTGCATAGCATCTTGTCAATGACATTCTTCAAAAAAAAAACCTATCATAAATGCTTATGTTAAGGAAACGATAACATGACCAAAGTAGGGCCAGACAGTCACAGTTGTAAAGATTATACCTCGCATCCACACTTGAATTTTGGAGTTGCTGGTTGTTGATATTAATTTCATGAACACAAATTTAAGTGCACCCATGTTGCCCTTCTTACTGTTATGTGGAATCGAAAGATTGAAATCATTCCTGAGCATGGAATTTATGTGCAGCCTTGTCCCCTTTCACTGTTCTGCGGATAAAAAATTCAGAACGAAGAGCAACAAGATCTTGAGATACATCATATAGCATCAGGAGAAAAAATGGCTTAAATTTGAGAAGGAACATAAACAGACATGCAATAATCCTGAAGCAATAACAAATTCAAGGTCCCAGATTATGAGTAACTAAATTCACAAAAAAAAGGATTATGAGTAAGTAATTACCTCATGAAAATGGTATCAATGCGGCTAAAGTTCAGGGAAAACAATTCTTACATTCTACACATATTCTCTGCACTAAGGCTAACTGATGCAGTGAACACACAACATGTTACAACTTGGATCTTGTGGCTCGCTTTTTTGTAtttttactacatagtttgtataTGCGCAATAAGAAGATCCCCTGTCTTTTTGTCCAAACAAatagttgttggaattatgccctagaggcaatagtaaatatagttattattataattcctgtatcaagataatcgtttattatccatgctataattgtattgaatgaagacttatatacacgtgtggatacatagacaaaacactgtccctagcaagcctctagttggctagccacttgatcaaagatagtcagggtcttctgattatgaacaaggtgtcgttgcttgataactggatcacgtcattaggagaatcacgtgatggactagacccaaactaatagacgtagcatattgatcgtgtcattttgttgctactgttttctgcgtgtcaagtatttgttcctatgaccatgagatcatataactcactgacaccggaggaatgctttgtgtgtatcaaacgtcacaacgtaactaggtgactataaagatgctctacaggtatctccgaagatgttcgttgagttagtatggatcgagactgggatttgtcactccgtgtgacagagaggtatctcggggcccactcggtaatacaacatcacacacaagccttgcaagcaatgtgacttagtgtaagttgcgggatcttgtattacggaacgagtaaagagacttgccggtaaacgagattgaaataggtatgcggatactgacgatcgaatctcgggcaagtaacataccgaaggacaaagggaatgacatacgggattatatgaatccttggcactgaggttcaaacgataagatcttcgtagaatatgtgggatccaatatgggcatccaggtcccgctattggatattgaccgaggagtcactcgggtcatgtctacatagttctcgaacccgcagggtctgcacacttaaggttcgacgttgttttatgcatatttgagttatatggttggttaccgaatgttgttcggagtcccggatgagatcacggacgtcacgagggttcccggaatggtccgtaaacgaagattgatatataggatgacctcatttgattaccggaaggttttcggagttaccaggaatgtatcgggaatgacgaatgggttccgggtgttcacc includes:
- the LOC123449206 gene encoding uncharacterized protein LOC123449206; the protein is MFGVVFPDHTFPLDATAFAQVAPASWLLDFTTLALPSTPRSAVVFLLPPAAAALPPGKAVAVYYQAAANRPFAFLGALGPARPSATFQLPEAGDEPEPPAGPAKLGVAVEDAAALPTPPDEQRAERVALRVGENLFNFMQSFCAADGGKLVVPTDILDRWFRKFQERAKKDPTYLKSFDF